AAAGTACCATTCACGGCACAGCACACTGGGTGTCCGGTGGTCAACTTGCCAGCTATGGACAATCAGTACGTAATGTGGATATTGAAGCATTTCACACCTATACAGTGATTTGGGATCAGCAGTACATTCGCTGGGAATTTGACGGGCAGGAATACAACCGTCTTTCCATCACCGGTGCAAGTTTGAGTGAATTTCATCAGCCGTTTTACATTATTTTGAATATGGCAGTCGGCGGACAGTGGCCGGGTCCCCCGGATTCCACGAGTCTGCCCGCCGAGATGCATGTGGATTATGTGCGCGTGTATATGAACAAAGGCCCGCGTCTGGGACTGCAGCCGTATGAACTGAATTTTGCTTTGTCAGGTGGCGGCTCGGCATCCGTTGAACCACAAACTGTTACTCTGGTAAACACCGGATCGGATACTTTGCAAAATGTAACGGTTAGCTCGGACGCTGACTGGATCGATGTCATCTGGAACGATCATGAGGGCAATGAACAGTTTTTTGATGTGGCGCTCAATTCACAGGCAGACGCCTTGTCACTGGGCACCTATTCAACGTTATTGATTGTTCAGGCGGATGACGCTCCCTCTGATACGGTCTCTGTTGATCTGCAGGTGGGCACCAATATCGTGTTGAACAATATCGCCAAGGCTTCCTCGGTAAGCAAAGATGCTTCAGGTGATGAAACCATCAGTGCGCGCAATGTGAATGACGGCGATATGCAGAGCCGCTGGGTGAGTGAGGCCGGCGCCGAGCAATGGGTGTCCCTGGATCTGAATAAACTGTTTATCAATAAATTTTACACTGTAAGCACGGTCAATGTCTGCTGGGATGAAGCCTACGCCGGCGAGTATGAAATCCAGGTGGCCAACACCTCGGATTTTTCCGATTATGCCGTGATCGCCGAGGTCACAGACGGTGACGGCGGCGTGGACCGGTTGAGCACCGATGCCTCGGTCGCCGGCAAATACCTTCGGCTCTATGCAAAAGCCGGCGGAGAAGAAAGCGGCTATGGTATCTATGAGCTGCAGGTGTTCGGCAAAGTGAGTACCGGTGTGGAGCAGCGACAGGCCCATGTCCCCGATCAGTTCAGGCTGACGAATGCGCCGAATCCGTTCAATCCGGTGACCACGATTTCTTTTACTTTGCCGGCAAAGCAGCGTGTTGATCTGGCGCTTTACGATATGACCGGTCGGCGCGTGGCCACTCTGGTGTCAGAGGAAAGGGATGCAGGTACCTATCAGATCGACTGGAATGCCGGAAATAGATCCTCCGGACTGTATATTTGCAGGCTGACCACCCCCGGAATGAGCGTGACCCGCAAGCTTGTTCTGTTGAAATAAGAATTACTGTGGTAACCGTTTGGGGAGACGGTGGTTATTGGTGAGGGGATTCATCAGGTTCGAGAGCCTGGTTATGAGGGTGTATGATTCAAATTCGCCCTCATAACGCGTTGTATTGTAAGATACGATTGATCTCCCGGACAGACATGTTTACACATATTCACAATTCATTTGAGGAGCAAAAATGACAGCAAAAAAAAATATATTGTATATTTTCAGTGTGTTCGTTGGTATTTCCCTTTTCTTCGGCTCCTGCCGCAGGGCATCCGATCCTCCATCGGTTTCTCTCAAACAGGACGAGACAGAGTTGATAGCGGATGTCGCCAAAGCCGTGTCTTATTCCGGATTCCGGCGGGGACAGCATCCGGACCGCGGCGACGGCGCCGTGAATCCCGGTGATGAGGAGATTCTGGAGGATCTGCACTTGCTAAAGCAGACGGATTTTCGTCTCGTGCGCTTGTACGATTCCGGGGAGAACTCACGCTCCGTATTGAGAATGATCAAAGAAAATGATCTGGACATCAAGGTCATGCTGGGCATCTGGCTGGACGCCGAGGTCAGCAATCACGAGGGCTGTCCGTGGCTGACTGAACCCATCCCCGAATCGGTTTTGGCTGAAAACAAACGCAAGAACAAGCGGGAAATTCAGCGGGCTATTCAATTGGCCGATGCCTATGATCAGGTTGTTGTCGCGGTAAACGTGGGCAACGAAGCGCTGGTCTCCTGGAATGATCATATGGTGGAAACCGATACCGTCATTTCCTACGTCAAACAGGTCAAACAGTCCATCGCCCAGCCTGTGACCGTCGCTGAAAACTATGTCTGGTGGGCGGAACAGGGCGCAGAACTGGCTGAGCAAGTGAATTTTCTGGCGGTGCACACCTACCCGGTGTGGGAAGGAAAGGATATTGACCAGGGATTGTCCTATACGATCGAAAATTTATCAAGGGTCAAAAACGCTCTGCCTGAACAGTCGATTGTCATTGCAGAGGCGGGATGGGCAAGCGAGGCGTCCGAGTTTGGCGAACGCGCCAGTGAGAAAAAACAACTGCAATACTATCGGCAGTTAATGGGATGGGCATCTGAAATGAATATCACCACGTTCTGGTTCGAAGCTTTTGACGAACCCTGGAAAGGCGATCCGAACAATCCCCTGGGCGCTGAAAAGCACTGGGGCCTGTTTACCGTGGACCGGGAACCCAAGCTGGTGATGCGTACGCTCTATCCGGATCTGTTCCAAACCGAATGATTTGTTGATATTAACCGTTACAGGCTGGTATCATGTATTGGACAGGATTGAACCTGCAAATTATACCGCGCCGGTTGCGCGGACACAATTTTCGACAACCGCAATTTCGAGAGGATTTTTTTATGACAAGAGCATTTTTGATGATACTGATTCTGATAATCCCCCTGAGCCTGCCCGCAGCCGTGAGCATGAGAGATACGACGATTGTCTGGCATACCTTTGATTATCAATTAACAGACGATAATATGATGGAATCCTGGTCTGATACCCCCTATGATACGGTCAGCCGCACGTTTCAGGGGCTGGTCCTGGAAAATGATTATCTGCGTGTGACCCTGGTGCCCGGGTACGGCGGCCGCATCCTGTCCATGATTTACAAACCGACCGGACACGAGCAGCTGTATCAGAATCCCGTGGGCACGCCGTACGGGATCGGAGAGGACTGGTTTTACTACAAATGGCTCATGGTTTACGGCGGCATATTCCCGACGCTGCCGGAGCCGGAACACGGCAAAGCCTGGCTGCTGCCCTGGACGGCTGAGGTGATCGCACAAACTAAAGACAGCGTTTCCGTGCGCATGTCCTGGCGGGACAGTGTGGCGCTGGATGACATCAATACCGGCAAGTGGAAATATGGTGTGACCGGATTAACCTGCGATTTTACAGTAACGCTGGTCAGCGGTCACAGCTCTCTCAAGGCAGATGTCATCGTGTCTAATGATGCCGCGATAGAGCTGGATTATGAATACTGGACCTGTCTGACTCTGGCGCCCGGATCAGATCCGCAAACCCCGCGCTGTACTCGGGGTGCGGAACTCGTCATTCCTGCATCCAAAGTCAAAATTCCGCCCTGGTATCCGGATATTGCCGGTCAGGAGGAATCAATAGCCGGCGAACGCAATATGTATACGTTTAACGTCCTGCGTGACTGGGAAAACTGGGTGAATGACGGCATTGCCTATCCCTGGGATGACCCGAATGCCGATTACTGGGGTGTGATCAACCAGGACAATGGCGAGGGACTGATTCGGGTGGCGGATAATCGTGTGACGCCCGGTATCAAAATCTGGGCCTGGGGATATCCGGCGAGTCAGGATATCGATCCCTTTGCACAGCCGCAGGTGAGCCGCCGGCCGTATATTCGACTGTGGGCCGGTCATTCGCGTGAATTCTTTGAACCGGCGCAGATCGGACAAACCACGCAAAAGCAGTGGACTGAATTGTATGCGCCGACCGTCGGACTTGCCGGCGTGTCGCATGCCAATTTGCATTTCATTGCCGACCTGAAACTCACTGAAGAGTCAGAGGCTGCTCTGATTGAATTGATGTTCGTCCCCGCAGATCTTGAATCCGACTGTGATGTCGCTCTGGAAATTACCGGCGATCATCCACAGGCCTTGCAGACTGAACACATCACACCGGATCCGGTGAACGGTAATCGGATTGTTGCTGAATTACCGGCGGATCAAACCTGGTCTGTGAATGACAGCGTCCGGTTTGTGCTCAGCAGTGCGGGACGCGCTCTGGCCGGGACCTGCAGTCTGCACGAATGGTCGACACGTGTTGAAACAGAAGAACAGATTGTCCGCGGACATAAACTTTATCAGAATTACCCCAATCCGTTCAATGCCGCTACCACCATTGAATATCGAATCGCTTCGGATGCGCATGTCAGGATTACGGTCCTGAATATGCTCGGTGAAACGGTAGAAACGCTGGTGAATCGACAGCAGCATGCCGGTCTGCACAGTATTCAATGGACGGCTGATGCGGCGAGTGGCATTTACTATTATAAACTTGATGTTCGAACGAATACGGGACAATTTACTGATCTCGGAAAGATGGTTCATGTAAAATAAAGGAGATGTTGACGGGAGAATGAAAATCGGTTGACAGAAACCGAACGCTAAACTGAGAATTGTTGGCCGCAGGCTGTTATAACTGACGGTACAGGAAACCGGACAGCCGTGGTTTGAGACATTTAATAAGGAGTACAAGATGAGAACAAAAACTGATTTTAAAAGCCGGATCACAGCTACTGCGACGATTATTGTCCTGCTTGCATTGTACCCGATGCTCAACACGGGCATGGCGGACATTACGGTGCGGGAAGACTCGCTGGTCATCCCCACCTATCTGGTGAATCCGCCCAATCCCATGCCGCGTTTTTACGAGGGCGGCACCCATCAGGGCGTGCAGCGGCGGATGTATCCCTATCCGATGAATGATAATCTGACGGGGGTCAAAGAGGACCGGTCGTATCATATCGTTGAATTTGGAAATGAATATATTGATCTGGATATCATGCCGGGGCTGGGCGGACGTATTTATTCGGCCCTGGACAAGACCAACAATTACAACTGGTTTTACAAAAACAAGGTGATCAAACCGTCGCTGATCGGTATGCTCGGGTACTGGATTTCCGGTTCCAATGCCTGGGGCTTTCCGCACCATCACGGTCCGAATACGGTCAAGCCTATGGATTACAAGGTGGTTGATCATGATGACGGCAAGCTCTACCATCTGGATCGCCAATACGGACCGGCGTCACCGCATGCGCGTGATCGTCGGATATACCATTCATCCGAATTCATCGCTGGTGGAAATGACCATTCGTCCGATGAATCCCACGCCGATTGTCAATTCTTTTTTGTTCTGGGCCAATCCATCCGTGCATGTGGACACCACCTATCAGGTGATTTTTCCGCCGTCTGTGCGCTATGTCACCCAGCACGCCAAACGCGAAATGACCACCTGGCCGGTTGCGGATCGGCGCTATAACCGCTATGACTATGAGGGTGTGAATATCAGCTGGTGGAAAAATATCGGTGTGCCGTCTTCGTTTTTTCCTGGGACCCGCAGGAAGACTATTTCGGCGGCTATGACCACGGCAAAGAAGCGGGTACGGTGTGGATCGGCAATCATCACACCTCACCGGGCATGAAGTTCTGGGCCTGGGGCAACAATCCGGGCGGCGACCGCGCCAATGCCGGACTCACCGACAATGACGGTCATTACATTGAACTCATGGCCGGCGCCTATACGGACAATCAGCCGGATTACAGCTGGCTGCAGCCCTATGAGGGTAAAGATGTGACCATGATCTGGTTCCCGGTGCGCGAACTGGGCGGACTGAAATACGCCAACCGCAACGGCGCCTTGAATTTCGAGGTTTCAGATCAAACCGCGGCCGTGCGTATCAACACCA
The candidate division KSB1 bacterium DNA segment above includes these coding regions:
- a CDS encoding family 16 glycosylhydrolase; protein product: MRTEKWLIVILIMIVTGSLSAQGWQLVWQDEFDTEISDDWFLETGYGGWGWGNDEWQYYQPENAFVRDSCLVIRAEVDGEPGKRDRSITSARMKTQDRYEFNYGKIEARIKLDRGKGLWPAFWMLGSNMSWPDCGEIDIMENINGESTIHGTAHWVSGGQLASYGQSVRNVDIEAFHTYTVIWDQQYIRWEFDGQEYNRLSITGASLSEFHQPFYIILNMAVGGQWPGPPDSTSLPAEMHVDYVRVYMNKGPRLGLQPYELNFALSGGGSASVEPQTVTLVNTGSDTLQNVTVSSDADWIDVIWNDHEGNEQFFDVALNSQADALSLGTYSTLLIVQADDAPSDTVSVDLQVGTNIVLNNIAKASSVSKDASGDETISARNVNDGDMQSRWVSEAGAEQWVSLDLNKLFINKFYTVSTVNVCWDEAYAGEYEIQVANTSDFSDYAVIAEVTDGDGGVDRLSTDASVAGKYLRLYAKAGGEESGYGIYELQVFGKVSTGVEQRQAHVPDQFRLTNAPNPFNPVTTISFTLPAKQRVDLALYDMTGRRVATLVSEERDAGTYQIDWNAGNRSSGLYICRLTTPGMSVTRKLVLLK
- a CDS encoding glycosyl hydrolase family 17 protein; its protein translation is MTAKKNILYIFSVFVGISLFFGSCRRASDPPSVSLKQDETELIADVAKAVSYSGFRRGQHPDRGDGAVNPGDEEILEDLHLLKQTDFRLVRLYDSGENSRSVLRMIKENDLDIKVMLGIWLDAEVSNHEGCPWLTEPIPESVLAENKRKNKREIQRAIQLADAYDQVVVAVNVGNEALVSWNDHMVETDTVISYVKQVKQSIAQPVTVAENYVWWAEQGAELAEQVNFLAVHTYPVWEGKDIDQGLSYTIENLSRVKNALPEQSIVIAEAGWASEASEFGERASEKKQLQYYRQLMGWASEMNITTFWFEAFDEPWKGDPNNPLGAEKHWGLFTVDREPKLVMRTLYPDLFQTE
- a CDS encoding DUF5107 domain-containing protein; amino-acid sequence: MTRAFLMILILIIPLSLPAAVSMRDTTIVWHTFDYQLTDDNMMESWSDTPYDTVSRTFQGLVLENDYLRVTLVPGYGGRILSMIYKPTGHEQLYQNPVGTPYGIGEDWFYYKWLMVYGGIFPTLPEPEHGKAWLLPWTAEVIAQTKDSVSVRMSWRDSVALDDINTGKWKYGVTGLTCDFTVTLVSGHSSLKADVIVSNDAAIELDYEYWTCLTLAPGSDPQTPRCTRGAELVIPASKVKIPPWYPDIAGQEESIAGERNMYTFNVLRDWENWVNDGIAYPWDDPNADYWGVINQDNGEGLIRVADNRVTPGIKIWAWGYPASQDIDPFAQPQVSRRPYIRLWAGHSREFFEPAQIGQTTQKQWTELYAPTVGLAGVSHANLHFIADLKLTEESEAALIELMFVPADLESDCDVALEITGDHPQALQTEHITPDPVNGNRIVAELPADQTWSVNDSVRFVLSSAGRALAGTCSLHEWSTRVETEEQIVRGHKLYQNYPNPFNAATTIEYRIASDAHVRITVLNMLGETVETLVNRQQHAGLHSIQWTADAASGIYYYKLDVRTNTGQFTDLGKMVHVK
- a CDS encoding DUF5107 domain-containing protein, which produces MRTKTDFKSRITATATIIVLLALYPMLNTGMADITVREDSLVIPTYLVNPPNPMPRFYEGGTHQGVQRRMYPYPMNDNLTGVKEDRSYHIVEFGNEYIDLDIMPGLGGRIYSALDKTNNYNWFYKNKVIKPSLIGMLGYWISGSNAWGFPHHHGPNTVKPMDYKVVDHDDGKLYHLDRQYGPASPHARDRRIYHSSEFIAGGNDHSSDESHADCQFFFVLGQSIRACGHHLSGDFSAVCALCHPARQTRNDHLAGCGSAL